The following proteins come from a genomic window of Burkholderia stabilis:
- a CDS encoding ATP-dependent DNA helicase: protein MNSPLEANPDARRDASSTGRARAPEGTFELSRKRVDELDTIFGEGGLLARALDGYHPRMSQIEMARAVASAMEASARRMPEPEIFETRKRPARRLGDGDKAAEPAADTTAAESDGDAGDNTLIVEAGTGTGKTYAYLVPAMLWGGKVIVSTGTKHLQDQLFQRDIPTVRNALAVPVTVAMLKGRANYLCHYYLQRTADNGRLPSRQDTAYLQEIVRFAKITKSGDKAELASVPETAPVWSMVTSTRDNCLGQECPHYKECFVMQARREAQQADVVVVNHHLFFADIMLRDTGMAELLPNANTIIFDEAHQLPETATLFFGETLSTTQILELARDTVAEGLSHARDAVEWVKLGGDLERAARDLRLAFANDQIVRMSLAQLGDDHPMFGALDALETALDALASALASQAERAESLGACLRRARELQDLLAGWVAPGAAEAAAQADAAAAGDKASDGDPNEKVRWVEVFAHTVQLHETPLSVAPIFAKQRAGVPRAWVFTSATLSVRGDFTHYAAQMGLSSRRSMTLASPFDYQSQGLLYVPRNLPQPSSPAFTDAVFDAALPAIEASGGGVFMLCTTLRAVDRIASKLRDVIEARGWNTPLLVQGDASRTELLDRFRAYGNAILVGSQSFWEGVDVRGDALSLVVIDKLPFAPPDDPVLAARLDALTKKGLSPFAVHQLPQAVITLKQGAGRLIRAETDRGVLMICDTRLVDKPYGRRIWQSLPPFKRTREIAVVQDFFDEHRSEKRM, encoded by the coding sequence TTGAATTCACCGCTTGAAGCCAACCCCGATGCCCGGCGTGACGCGTCGTCCACCGGGCGCGCTCGTGCGCCCGAAGGCACCTTCGAGCTGAGCCGCAAGCGTGTCGACGAACTCGACACGATCTTCGGCGAAGGCGGGTTGCTCGCGCGCGCACTCGACGGCTATCACCCGCGTATGTCGCAGATCGAGATGGCGCGTGCGGTCGCGTCCGCGATGGAAGCATCCGCGCGCCGGATGCCCGAGCCGGAAATCTTCGAAACCCGCAAGCGGCCGGCGCGCCGCCTCGGCGATGGCGACAAGGCGGCCGAGCCGGCCGCTGACACCACGGCGGCCGAGTCCGACGGCGACGCAGGCGACAACACGCTGATCGTCGAAGCCGGTACGGGTACCGGCAAGACCTATGCGTACCTCGTGCCCGCGATGCTGTGGGGCGGCAAGGTGATCGTGTCGACCGGCACGAAGCACCTGCAGGACCAGCTCTTCCAGCGCGACATTCCGACCGTGCGCAACGCGCTCGCGGTGCCGGTGACGGTCGCGATGCTCAAGGGGCGCGCGAACTACCTGTGTCACTACTACCTGCAACGCACGGCCGACAACGGCCGCCTGCCGTCGCGGCAGGACACGGCCTACCTGCAGGAAATCGTCCGCTTCGCGAAGATCACGAAGAGCGGCGACAAGGCCGAGCTCGCGAGCGTGCCGGAAACGGCGCCGGTGTGGTCGATGGTCACGTCGACGCGCGACAACTGCCTCGGCCAGGAATGCCCGCACTACAAGGAATGCTTCGTGATGCAGGCGCGGCGCGAGGCGCAGCAGGCCGACGTCGTCGTCGTGAACCACCACCTGTTCTTCGCGGACATCATGTTGCGCGACACGGGGATGGCCGAGTTGCTGCCGAACGCGAACACGATCATCTTCGACGAAGCGCATCAGTTGCCCGAAACGGCGACGCTGTTCTTCGGCGAGACGCTGTCGACCACACAGATCCTCGAGCTCGCACGCGACACCGTGGCCGAAGGCCTGAGCCATGCGCGCGATGCGGTCGAGTGGGTGAAGCTCGGCGGCGATCTCGAACGTGCGGCGCGCGACTTGCGCCTTGCCTTTGCGAACGACCAGATCGTACGCATGTCGCTCGCCCAGCTCGGTGACGATCACCCGATGTTCGGCGCGCTCGACGCACTCGAGACCGCGCTCGACGCGCTTGCGTCGGCGCTCGCAAGCCAGGCCGAGCGGGCGGAATCGCTCGGCGCGTGCCTGCGGCGCGCACGCGAGCTTCAGGATCTGCTGGCCGGCTGGGTCGCGCCCGGCGCGGCGGAGGCGGCCGCGCAGGCCGACGCGGCGGCGGCCGGCGACAAGGCGTCCGACGGCGATCCGAACGAGAAGGTGCGCTGGGTCGAAGTGTTCGCGCATACCGTCCAGCTGCACGAAACGCCGCTGTCGGTTGCGCCGATCTTCGCCAAGCAGCGCGCGGGCGTGCCGCGTGCGTGGGTGTTCACGTCGGCCACGTTGTCGGTGCGCGGCGATTTCACGCACTACGCGGCGCAGATGGGCCTGAGCTCGCGTCGCTCGATGACGCTCGCGAGCCCGTTCGATTACCAGTCGCAGGGGCTGCTGTACGTGCCGCGCAACTTGCCGCAGCCGTCTTCGCCGGCGTTTACCGATGCTGTCTTCGATGCCGCGTTGCCGGCGATCGAGGCGTCCGGTGGCGGCGTGTTCATGCTGTGCACGACGCTGCGTGCGGTCGACCGGATCGCATCGAAGCTGCGCGACGTGATCGAGGCGCGCGGCTGGAATACGCCGCTGCTCGTGCAGGGCGATGCGAGCCGCACCGAGTTGCTCGATCGCTTCCGCGCGTACGGCAACGCGATCCTGGTTGGCAGCCAGAGTTTCTGGGAAGGTGTCGACGTGCGCGGTGATGCGCTGTCGCTCGTCGTGATCGACAAGCTGCCGTTCGCGCCGCCGGACGATCCGGTGCTGGCCGCACGGCTCGACGCGCTCACGAAGAAGGGCTTGAGCCCGTTCGCCGTGCACCAGTTGCCGCAGGCCGTGATTACGCTGAAGCAGGGCGCAGGCCGGCTGATTCGCGCGGAGACGGATCGTGGCGTGCTGATGATCTGCGACACGCGGCTCGTCGACAAACCCTACGGGCGCCGGATTTGGCAGAGCCTGCCGCCGTTCAAGCGGACCCGCGAGATCGCGGTCGTCCAGGATTTCTTCGACGAGCATCGCTCGGAAAAACGCATGTGA
- a CDS encoding outer membrane protein assembly factor BamD yields the protein MMNSTKRTARTAAARAAAVAAAALIAGCHGLPQKQDETATWSNNKLYSEAQDALSGGDWGKCAKYFESLQGRDPFGHFAQQAQINVAYCNWKDNEAAAADQAVDRFIQLHPDHPDIPYAYYLKGMIHFNDDLGLFGRFSGQDMSERDPQALRESYDAFKVVVDRFPKSKYAPDAAARMRYIVNALASHEVHAADYYYRRGAYVAAINRAQLAIKDYKGAPAIEDALHIMILSYGKLNQPELAEDTKRVLAGTFPDSPYVTGHSRPGAKKSWWQF from the coding sequence ATGATGAATTCGACCAAACGCACGGCCAGAACCGCCGCCGCCCGGGCTGCAGCGGTAGCGGCCGCGGCCCTCATCGCCGGCTGCCACGGCTTGCCGCAGAAGCAGGACGAGACGGCTACCTGGTCGAACAACAAATTATACTCAGAGGCCCAGGACGCACTGTCCGGCGGCGACTGGGGCAAGTGCGCGAAATATTTCGAATCGCTGCAAGGTCGCGATCCGTTCGGCCATTTCGCGCAACAGGCGCAGATCAACGTTGCGTACTGCAACTGGAAGGATAACGAAGCGGCAGCCGCCGACCAGGCCGTCGACCGCTTCATCCAGCTCCACCCCGATCACCCGGATATCCCGTACGCGTACTACCTGAAGGGGATGATCCACTTCAACGACGATCTCGGGCTGTTCGGCCGCTTCTCCGGCCAGGACATGAGCGAGCGCGATCCGCAGGCACTGCGCGAATCGTACGACGCGTTCAAGGTCGTCGTCGACCGCTTCCCGAAGAGCAAGTACGCGCCCGACGCCGCAGCGCGGATGCGCTACATCGTCAACGCGCTTGCCTCGCACGAAGTGCACGCGGCCGACTACTACTACCGGCGCGGCGCCTACGTCGCGGCGATCAACCGCGCGCAGCTCGCGATCAAGGACTACAAGGGTGCGCCGGCGATCGAAGACGCGCTGCACATCATGATCCTGTCGTACGGCAAGCTGAACCAGCCGGAACTCGCCGAGGACACGAAGCGCGTGCTCGCGGGCACGTTCCCCGACAGCCCGTACGTCACGGGCCACTCGCGCCCCGGCGCGAAGAAGTCGTGGTGGCAGTTCTGA
- a CDS encoding RluA family pseudouridine synthase: MTRSSSQNAQPGTPNREDYSPSDRPADAASGDSLDDDLAGDALQPPVVPSAAVDDAPRVVEVPLSLAGERLDKALAQLFPEFSRSRLQSWIEAQRVLVDGAPAKIRQPVPLGAKIELVPDLLPEQLAFTPEPVPLDVIYEDDALVVINKPAGLVVHPAAGNWSGTILNGLLHRYGDAAAGLPRAGIVHRLDKETSGLMVVARTLAAQTDLVRQLQARTVKRRYFALVWGTMPEEGTIDAPIGRDPRERTRMAVVTGASGKPARTHFRTVDTCVWQRQPVSAIQCDLETGRTHQIRVHCSHAGHPLLGDPVYGRARGKRSVTPLPGEFARQALHAWRLGLVHPVTGKPMQWRCPLPDDMNALVAALGFGQGDEEFDDDDGVYDDDDFGGDYHDDEPDLDDEEE, encoded by the coding sequence ATGACCCGTTCAAGTTCGCAGAATGCCCAGCCGGGCACACCAAATCGCGAAGATTATAGCCCAAGCGATCGGCCCGCCGACGCTGCCTCGGGGGATTCCCTCGACGACGATCTGGCCGGCGACGCGTTGCAGCCGCCCGTGGTGCCGTCCGCGGCGGTCGATGACGCGCCGCGCGTCGTCGAAGTGCCGCTGTCGCTCGCGGGAGAACGCCTCGACAAGGCGCTCGCCCAGCTGTTCCCCGAATTCTCCCGCAGCCGCCTGCAGAGCTGGATCGAGGCGCAGCGCGTGCTGGTCGACGGCGCGCCCGCGAAGATCCGCCAGCCGGTGCCGCTCGGCGCGAAGATCGAGCTCGTGCCCGACCTGCTGCCCGAGCAGCTCGCGTTCACGCCGGAGCCCGTGCCGCTCGACGTCATCTACGAAGACGATGCGCTCGTCGTCATCAACAAGCCGGCCGGCCTCGTCGTGCACCCGGCAGCCGGCAACTGGAGCGGCACGATCCTCAACGGGCTGCTGCATCGCTATGGCGACGCGGCGGCCGGCCTGCCGCGCGCGGGGATCGTCCACCGGCTCGACAAGGAAACCTCCGGCCTGATGGTGGTGGCGCGCACGCTGGCCGCACAGACGGACCTCGTGCGCCAGTTGCAGGCCCGCACGGTGAAGCGCCGCTATTTCGCGCTCGTGTGGGGCACGATGCCCGAGGAAGGCACGATCGACGCGCCGATCGGCCGCGATCCGCGCGAGCGCACGCGCATGGCCGTCGTCACCGGTGCGTCGGGCAAGCCCGCGCGCACGCATTTCCGCACGGTTGACACATGCGTGTGGCAACGTCAGCCGGTGTCGGCGATCCAGTGCGACCTGGAAACCGGCCGCACGCACCAGATCCGCGTGCACTGCTCGCACGCCGGGCACCCGTTGCTCGGCGATCCCGTGTACGGGCGCGCGCGCGGCAAGCGCTCGGTCACGCCGCTGCCGGGCGAGTTCGCGCGTCAGGCGCTGCATGCTTGGCGACTCGGCCTCGTACATCCGGTGACGGGCAAGCCGATGCAATGGCGCTGCCCGCTGCCCGACGATATGAACGCACTCGTAGCGGCGCTCGGCTTCGGGCAGGGCGACGAGGAATTCGACGACGACGACGGTGTCTACGACGATGATGATTTCGGCGGCGACTATCACGATGATGAGCCGGACCTGGACGATGAGGAGGAATGA
- the pgeF gene encoding peptidoglycan editing factor PgeF — MTNLAPLTWQDCVQPDWQVSPRVRALITTRDGGVSEGPYGRWQDGAALPGGMNLGLHTGDDPAHVAGNRARLLALAGQSSAAWLEQVHGAQIVRADVVIAAADEVPVQADASVTDRAGAVCVVMVADCLPVLLCDAQGRAVGAAHAGWRGLAAGIVEQTAARVAALAGGATDALHAYLGPAIGPQAFEVGADVRDAFLDTAPHSEHDETRRAFVPIDGAPGKFLADLHALARLRLARAGVANVSGGTACTVTEQARFYSYRRDRVTGRMAAAIWLAD, encoded by the coding sequence ATGACGAACCTGGCGCCGTTGACGTGGCAGGACTGCGTGCAGCCCGATTGGCAGGTGTCGCCGCGCGTGCGCGCGCTGATCACGACGCGCGACGGCGGTGTGAGCGAGGGCCCGTACGGGCGCTGGCAGGACGGTGCCGCGCTGCCGGGCGGGATGAATCTCGGTCTGCATACCGGTGACGATCCGGCCCATGTCGCCGGGAACCGCGCGCGCTTGCTCGCGCTGGCAGGCCAGTCGAGCGCGGCATGGCTCGAGCAGGTTCACGGCGCACAGATCGTGCGTGCCGACGTGGTGATCGCGGCGGCCGACGAGGTGCCGGTGCAGGCCGACGCGAGCGTCACGGACCGGGCGGGTGCCGTCTGCGTCGTGATGGTCGCGGATTGCCTGCCCGTGCTGTTGTGCGATGCGCAGGGCCGTGCCGTCGGTGCCGCGCATGCGGGCTGGCGCGGGCTCGCGGCCGGCATCGTCGAGCAGACCGCGGCGCGCGTCGCGGCGCTCGCGGGCGGTGCGACGGACGCGCTTCATGCGTACCTCGGGCCGGCGATCGGCCCGCAGGCGTTCGAGGTCGGCGCCGACGTGCGCGACGCGTTTCTCGACACGGCTCCGCACTCGGAGCATGATGAAACCCGTCGTGCGTTCGTCCCGATCGACGGCGCGCCCGGCAAGTTTCTCGCCGATCTTCATGCGCTCGCGCGCCTGCGCCTCGCGCGTGCGGGCGTGGCGAACGTGAGCGGCGGAACGGCTTGTACGGTCACCGAACAGGCGCGCTTCTATTCGTACCGGCGCGACCGCGTGACGGGTCGCATGGCCGCGGCGATCTGGCTGGCGGATTGA
- the phaC gene encoding class I poly(R)-hydroxyalkanoic acid synthase — protein sequence MTASKNSSTSAQAGTSAGSTGFDPAAQPMQQMFESWLNAWRGFADPARAATASATVNPFATFQFPTSFPFQLPSMPDLGSMASPFAGLKLPVAAIPPEHLQKLQADYARDCVTLMQQAAATKLESPELKDRRFSGDAWKASPAHAFAAAWYLLNARYLQELADALQTDPKTRERIRFTVQQWTAAAAPSNFLALNPDAQKSILETQGESLRQGMMNLLGDLQRGKISQTDESQFVVGKNLGCTEGAVVYENDLIQLIQYTPKTDKVFERPLLIVPPCINKFYILDLQPENSLVAHALSSGHQVFLVSWRNADASVAHKTWDDYMNEGLLAAIDAVQQVSGREQINTLGFCVGGTMLATALAVLAARGEHPAASMTLLTAMLDFTDTGILDVFVDEAHVQMREQTIGGKNGTQPGLMRGVEFANTFSFLRPNDLVWNYVVDNYLKGRTPAPFDLLYWNSDSTSLPGPMYAWYLRNTYLENKLREPGALTVCGESVDLTLIDVPTFIYGSREDHIVPWQTAYESTSILTGPLKFVLGASGHIAGVINPPAKKKRSYWLNDDLPESADDWLAGAAEQPGSWWTTWVEWLDQYGGRKVAPPAQPGSAQFPVIEAAPGRYVLQRD from the coding sequence ATGACAGCATCGAAAAATTCGTCGACGTCCGCTCAGGCGGGCACTTCCGCGGGCAGCACCGGCTTCGATCCGGCCGCCCAGCCGATGCAGCAGATGTTCGAGTCGTGGTTGAACGCGTGGCGCGGTTTTGCTGATCCGGCGCGCGCCGCGACGGCATCGGCCACCGTGAATCCGTTCGCGACATTCCAGTTCCCGACTTCGTTTCCGTTCCAGCTGCCGTCGATGCCCGATCTGGGCAGCATGGCATCGCCGTTCGCGGGGCTGAAACTGCCGGTTGCCGCGATCCCGCCCGAACACCTCCAGAAGCTGCAAGCCGACTATGCGCGCGACTGCGTGACGCTGATGCAGCAGGCGGCCGCCACGAAGCTCGAGTCGCCCGAACTGAAGGACCGCCGTTTCAGCGGCGATGCGTGGAAGGCGTCGCCGGCGCATGCGTTCGCGGCAGCGTGGTATCTGCTCAACGCGCGCTACCTGCAGGAGCTCGCCGACGCGCTTCAGACCGATCCGAAGACGCGCGAGCGCATCCGTTTCACGGTTCAGCAATGGACGGCTGCCGCCGCGCCGAGCAACTTCCTCGCCCTCAATCCCGACGCGCAGAAATCGATCCTCGAGACGCAGGGCGAAAGCCTGCGGCAGGGGATGATGAACCTGCTCGGCGACCTGCAGCGCGGCAAGATTTCGCAGACCGACGAATCGCAGTTCGTGGTCGGCAAGAACCTCGGGTGTACTGAAGGCGCAGTCGTCTACGAAAACGACCTGATCCAGCTGATCCAGTACACGCCGAAGACGGACAAGGTGTTCGAGCGGCCGCTGCTGATCGTCCCGCCGTGCATCAACAAGTTCTACATCCTCGACCTGCAGCCCGAGAATTCGCTCGTCGCGCACGCACTGTCGAGCGGCCATCAGGTGTTCCTCGTGTCGTGGCGCAATGCGGATGCATCGGTCGCGCACAAGACGTGGGACGACTACATGAACGAAGGGCTGCTGGCGGCGATCGACGCCGTGCAGCAGGTCAGCGGCCGCGAACAGATCAACACGCTCGGCTTCTGCGTCGGCGGCACGATGCTTGCGACCGCGCTGGCGGTGCTGGCCGCACGCGGCGAACATCCGGCCGCGTCGATGACGCTGCTCACCGCGATGCTCGACTTCACCGATACCGGCATCCTCGACGTGTTCGTCGACGAGGCGCACGTGCAGATGCGCGAGCAGACCATCGGCGGCAAGAACGGCACGCAACCGGGGCTGATGCGCGGTGTGGAATTCGCGAACACGTTCTCGTTCCTGCGGCCGAACGACCTGGTGTGGAACTACGTCGTCGACAACTACCTGAAGGGCCGTACGCCTGCGCCGTTCGACCTGTTGTACTGGAACAGCGATTCGACGAGCCTGCCGGGCCCGATGTACGCGTGGTACCTGCGCAATACGTATCTCGAGAACAAGCTTCGCGAGCCGGGCGCGCTGACCGTGTGCGGCGAATCCGTCGACCTGACGCTGATCGACGTGCCGACGTTCATCTACGGCTCGCGCGAGGATCACATCGTGCCGTGGCAGACGGCCTACGAATCGACGTCGATCCTGACGGGCCCGCTGAAGTTCGTGCTCGGCGCGTCTGGGCACATCGCGGGCGTGATCAATCCGCCGGCGAAGAAGAAGCGCAGCTACTGGCTCAACGACGACCTGCCCGAATCCGCGGACGACTGGCTCGCCGGCGCGGCCGAACAGCCGGGCAGCTGGTGGACGACCTGGGTCGAGTGGCTCGACCAGTACGGCGGCCGCAAGGTGGCGCCGCCCGCGCAGCCCGGTTCCGCGCAGTTTCCGGTGATCGAGGCGGCACCGGGGCGTTACGTGTTGCAGCGCGATTGA
- a CDS encoding acetyl-CoA C-acetyltransferase has translation MTDVVIVSAARTAVGKFGGSLAKIAAPELGATVIRAVLERAGVKPEQVSEVIMGQVLTAGSGQNPARQSLIKAGLPTAVPGMTINKVCGSGLKAVMLAANAIVAGDAEIVIAGGQENMSASPHVLPGSRDGFRMGDAKLVDTMIVDGLWDVYNQYHMGITAENVAKEYGITREEQDAFAALSQNKAEAAQKAGRFDDEIVPVSIPQRKGEPLQFATDEFVRHGVTAESLAGLKPAFSKDGSVTAANASGLNDGAAAVLVMSAQKAAALGLTPLAKIKAYANAGVDPSVMGMGPVPASRRCLERAGWTPGDLDLMEINEAFAAQALAVHKQMGWDTSKVNVNGGAIAIGHPIGASGCRILVTLLHEMAKRDAKRGLASLCIGGGMGVALAVERP, from the coding sequence ATGACGGACGTAGTGATCGTATCGGCCGCGCGGACCGCGGTCGGCAAATTCGGCGGCTCGCTTGCGAAGATTGCGGCGCCGGAGTTGGGCGCGACGGTGATCCGCGCGGTGCTGGAGCGTGCGGGCGTGAAGCCCGAGCAGGTCAGCGAAGTGATCATGGGGCAGGTGCTGACGGCCGGTTCGGGACAGAACCCGGCGCGGCAGTCGCTGATCAAGGCCGGGCTGCCGACGGCAGTGCCGGGGATGACGATCAACAAGGTGTGCGGCTCGGGCCTGAAGGCCGTGATGCTGGCGGCGAACGCGATCGTGGCGGGTGACGCGGAGATCGTGATCGCGGGCGGCCAGGAGAACATGAGCGCATCGCCGCACGTGTTGCCGGGCTCGCGCGACGGGTTCCGGATGGGCGATGCGAAGCTGGTCGACACGATGATCGTCGACGGCCTGTGGGACGTGTACAACCAGTACCACATGGGCATCACGGCAGAGAACGTCGCGAAGGAATACGGCATTACGCGCGAAGAGCAGGACGCATTCGCGGCGCTGTCGCAGAACAAGGCGGAAGCCGCACAGAAGGCCGGGCGCTTTGACGACGAGATCGTGCCGGTGTCGATTCCGCAACGCAAGGGCGAGCCGCTGCAGTTCGCGACCGACGAGTTCGTGCGTCACGGTGTGACGGCGGAATCGCTGGCGGGGCTGAAGCCGGCATTCTCGAAGGACGGCTCGGTGACGGCGGCGAACGCGTCGGGTCTGAACGACGGTGCGGCGGCGGTGCTGGTGATGTCGGCGCAGAAGGCGGCGGCACTGGGCCTGACGCCGCTCGCGAAGATCAAGGCGTATGCGAATGCGGGCGTGGATCCGAGCGTGATGGGGATGGGCCCGGTGCCGGCCTCGCGCCGGTGCCTGGAGCGGGCGGGCTGGACGCCGGGCGACCTGGACCTGATGGAGATCAACGAGGCGTTCGCGGCGCAGGCGCTGGCGGTGCACAAGCAGATGGGCTGGGACACGTCGAAGGTGAACGTGAACGGCGGGGCGATCGCGATCGGCCACCCGATCGGCGCGTCGGGCTGCCGGATCCTGGTGACGCTGCTGCACGAGATGGCCAAGCGCGATGCGAAGCGCGGGCTGGCGTCGCTGTGCATCGGCGGCGGGATGGGTGTCGCGCTCGCGGTCGAGCGCCCGTAA
- a CDS encoding 3-ketoacyl-ACP reductase, which yields MSQRIAYVTGGMGGIGTSICQRLLKDGFKVVAGCGPNSPRRVKWLEDQKALGYDFIASEGNVGDWDSTKEAFDKVKAEVGEIDVLVNNAGITRDVVFRKMTHEDWTAVIDTNLTSLFNVTKQVIDGMVERGWGRIVNISSVNGQKGQFGQTNYSTAKAGIHGFTMSLAQEVATKGVTVNTVSPGYIGTDMVKAIRPDVLEKIVATIPVRRLGGPEEIGSIVAWLASNDSGFATGADFSLNGGLHMG from the coding sequence ATGTCTCAGCGAATTGCGTACGTAACGGGCGGGATGGGCGGCATCGGCACCAGCATCTGCCAGCGTCTGTTGAAAGACGGCTTCAAGGTGGTCGCGGGTTGCGGCCCGAATTCGCCGCGCCGGGTGAAATGGCTCGAGGATCAGAAGGCGCTCGGGTACGATTTCATCGCGTCGGAAGGCAACGTCGGCGACTGGGACTCGACCAAGGAAGCATTCGACAAGGTCAAGGCCGAAGTCGGCGAGATCGACGTGCTGGTCAACAACGCGGGCATCACGCGCGACGTCGTGTTCCGCAAGATGACGCATGAAGACTGGACCGCCGTCATCGACACCAACCTGACGAGCCTGTTCAACGTGACGAAGCAGGTGATCGACGGGATGGTCGAGCGGGGCTGGGGCCGGATCGTCAACATTTCGTCGGTGAACGGCCAGAAGGGGCAATTCGGCCAGACCAACTATTCGACCGCGAAGGCCGGCATCCACGGCTTCACGATGTCGCTCGCACAGGAAGTCGCGACGAAGGGCGTGACGGTCAACACCGTGTCGCCGGGCTACATCGGCACCGACATGGTGAAGGCGATCCGTCCGGACGTGCTCGAAAAGATCGTCGCGACGATCCCGGTGCGGCGTCTCGGTGGTCCGGAGGAAATCGGCTCGATCGTCGCGTGGCTCGCGTCGAACGATTCCGGCTTCGCGACGGGCGCCGACTTCTCGCTGAACGGCGGCCTGCACATGGGCTGA
- the phaR gene encoding polyhydroxyalkanoate synthesis repressor PhaR: MTTTKKTAERLIKKYPNRRLYDTETSTYITLTDVKQLVLEQEDFKVVDAKSNEDLTRSILLQIILEEESGGVPMFSSSMLSQIIRFYGHAMQGMMGTYLEKNIQAFIDIQNKLADQSKNLYEGNAMNPEVWSQFMNMQAPMMQGMMTSYIEQSKNMFVQMQEQMQNQAKSMFSTFPFKQPGAPEPEKK; this comes from the coding sequence ATGACTACTACAAAGAAGACGGCCGAACGGCTCATCAAGAAGTACCCGAACCGCCGGCTCTACGATACCGAGACAAGCACGTACATCACGCTTACCGACGTGAAGCAGCTCGTGCTGGAGCAAGAGGATTTCAAGGTCGTCGATGCGAAATCCAACGAGGACCTGACGCGCAGCATCCTGCTGCAGATCATCCTCGAAGAGGAAAGCGGCGGTGTGCCGATGTTCTCGTCGTCGATGCTGTCGCAGATCATCCGTTTCTACGGTCACGCGATGCAGGGCATGATGGGCACGTACCTGGAAAAGAATATCCAGGCGTTCATCGACATCCAGAACAAGCTCGCGGATCAGTCGAAGAACCTGTACGAAGGCAACGCAATGAATCCGGAAGTCTGGTCGCAGTTCATGAACATGCAGGCGCCGATGATGCAAGGGATGATGACGAGCTACATCGAGCAGTCGAAGAACATGTTCGTGCAAATGCAGGAACAGATGCAGAACCAGGCGAAGTCGATGTTCAGCACGTTCCCGTTCAAGCAGCCGGGCGCGCCGGAACCGGAAAAGAAGTAA
- a CDS encoding lysozyme inhibitor LprI family protein: protein MLVPVARLPAVPEAARAPPWATHGTGSRAPREVRYRADAARPRKTNRLRESMQGIRMASAGRLAGLASIFMFGVGLAMPGFAMDCAKAAQPIEKRICANPGLRAADARMNSAYSGVLKAAPDAAIRDMLVRSQRRWIAARNNRLSADYDGHPLAVDEVRKAIDRRTAMLADQSGKGLIARALAERQWLAKYTGGPLTGFDANCDFIPDDASGAHVSYACFGAVHVQHQARVCSQSEDWATGAVYQYRSVSTTDGGKVRPVAFCEAQAHGHACDNGGAQSGWMRAGASGDDNRAPAPATGLPQLDAEMWPIGDGDDAVWFERCLKASSYP from the coding sequence GTGCTCGTGCCGGTCGCCCGTTTGCCTGCCGTACCCGAAGCGGCGCGGGCGCCGCCTTGGGCGACGCACGGTACCGGTTCCCGGGCGCCACGCGAAGTTCGATACCGTGCCGACGCGGCGCGGCCAAGAAAAACAAATCGACTGAGAGAGAGCATGCAAGGGATTCGAATGGCATCGGCCGGCAGGCTGGCCGGTCTTGCTTCGATATTCATGTTCGGTGTTGGCCTGGCCATGCCGGGCTTTGCGATGGATTGCGCGAAAGCCGCGCAGCCGATCGAGAAGCGCATCTGTGCGAACCCGGGGCTGCGGGCGGCCGATGCGCGCATGAACTCGGCCTATTCGGGCGTGCTGAAAGCCGCGCCGGACGCCGCTATCCGCGACATGCTGGTCCGTAGCCAGCGACGCTGGATCGCCGCGCGCAACAACCGTCTGAGTGCCGACTACGATGGCCATCCGCTGGCCGTCGACGAAGTGCGCAAGGCAATCGATCGGCGCACCGCCATGCTGGCCGATCAGTCGGGCAAGGGGCTGATCGCGCGAGCGCTGGCCGAGCGCCAGTGGCTCGCGAAATACACGGGCGGCCCGCTGACCGGATTCGACGCAAACTGCGATTTCATTCCCGACGATGCGAGCGGTGCGCACGTTTCATATGCGTGCTTCGGCGCGGTACACGTGCAGCATCAGGCGCGGGTTTGCAGCCAGAGCGAGGACTGGGCGACCGGCGCGGTGTATCAGTACCGCTCGGTGAGCACGACGGACGGCGGGAAAGTGCGCCCGGTGGCGTTCTGCGAGGCGCAGGCGCATGGGCATGCGTGCGATAACGGCGGGGCGCAATCGGGGTGGATGCGTGCGGGAGCGTCCGGAGACGATAACCGTGCCCCCGCGCCGGCAACCGGTTTGCCGCAACTCGATGCGGAAATGTGGCCGATCGGCGATGGCGACGATGCGGTGTGGTTCGAGCGGTGCCTGAAGGCGTCGAGCTATCCGTGA